Below is a window of Ananas comosus cultivar F153 linkage group 9, ASM154086v1, whole genome shotgun sequence DNA.
GTGATTAATTATACCTATCTTGATtcacttaattaattactaactTAACAAGTACCACCTCTCCTTAAAAATTAGTGATAAACTTGCTTTTAAATTTCTTGTTGGTTTACTAGATTAATAAGTACATATATTTGCAGGAGACAAATAATCTATTGTTTAGATGaatctcttttgtttcttccgAGTCAAATTGACTTGTGGCTCTTTTTGGGTTAAGTGAGTTAATTTGGGCAATATAGGTTTAGTTAAAGGTCAAAATAAAATAGgttaaaaaatatcttcttctcttttgttctttattctctttTGTAGCGTTTCTCTCAAGAGCAAGAAAAGTGCGAAAAATGGTCCAAAGGTTGTGGGATTTTGTTAGGTTTGAGGTGGGTGACCTCCAATctacttctttctctctcttgtgaACATTCATCGTAACATATTTTTGGTTGAAGGTTTATTcggtattttttagtttttcattGCATGGTGTTTTGAATATTCGAGATAAAGTTGATTAAATTCATACGTGGGGTTATTTGAGATTGTTATAATTGTAAGCTTTTTATTTCCCTGTCCTTATCTTCTATGGTGGTTATGTGATCTTGAACGTGTAGGAAAATTGAATTTTCGGTTTTTACACATCAAAGGAAAGGGTGTGCTAGGCTTGGAGCCGATTTTACTTTTCTCTTCATCTTAGTCGCAGTAAACTTGGAAGTTACAAAGGACTACTAATATAAAAACTTGGAAGGCAAAATGTTTCTCTCCATTCCTCTTAATCTTTGCATGTACTTCTTATATGTCAATCATATTTGGAGAGAGAAATACAAGGATACACGAGCGATCTAATTAATTACAAGATTTTACGTACCTTCAATACAAGTGTAAGTGGATCTGTCAAATGTAGAGTTGCTAGTTTTATGGCAATTAAAGATATGCTAATCATTTCTTGTTTATTAGTTGAGGAATTAGCATGTATTTGTTGTTTAGTATACTATTTACTGGTAATTAATTAGTCGCCTatctgtaaaattttttatctagtTCCTCCTAATGCTTGTATTCACTTATAACTGCTTACTGAATTCAGGTAAGAAGTAGCTAGAGTCTCATGAGCCTATTCTCTTTCATCTGCTTCAATTTTACTGCGTTCGAAAGAGcctgttttttcctttttttccccctatatATAAACAGAAATTAATGCTATCAAAGCATTCATCGATCGGGCGCCCAACAAGAACACATGGATTAATGGGTCCACTTTGATGAGAGGATCCACATACAACCAGTAACATTGCTCCCACTTTGGAACATTCTTTAGACTTTCCGGATATGGAGGTACAAAAGCGAAATAAATTGTTGGGGTTTCAATGAAGCCCTTTTCCCATTATAAACAATAAAAGGGATTTTTGAGTTTGAGACGCACTTACCTGTTTACAGTAATGCAACATGTATATCCAGCTATGTTATCTTCTTCCCGCGTGCATGCATATATAGAGGATAGGGCATGGTGTAGCacttaaagaaaagcaaaacaTGTGGTTCTTGAAGGAAGATGGAGAGCCAAAAATTTAGCCTAGCTATATACTTACATATGTGATGATCGTATATATTAACAGTTCAAAGTTGATCTAtgaactaataatatatatagtacgggCCTAATTAATTTGTGGTTTGATTTATATATGGATCTACTCCAAATTAAGATCGTTCAAGTGAGAAGGTCCGGTATAGGGATCTGCGAGACCTTCCTGGTACAAAAATTAATGGAGTTTTTAAATTCATAATacaattaaaatagaaaaaacagtAGCTACCAATTAGTACTACAATCCATGTTGTAACAGTAGTCGCTAGCTGTGCGGGAACTACTGGTATGCAGATCAAACTTTGTCATGCACTCCAAAAGCTATAATTTTACCGACTTTCACCGATGATATTGAATgagaatataattatataatgcACAAATGCTTAAATgagaatatatgtatatgttaaaaaaactaatataattatatacagcACAAATGCTCaactaatataattattttatcaaatcttcATGCTTACGCATGCATATGATCGATTCTGCTGTAAGCTTCAACAATTCTCATGCATGTTTAGTATTAGGTGTTATGCTATTCAAAGAGTAAATAGAATGAGGCATtctttatgtaattttattattttagaaaagtTGGAAGTAGGCTATGAGTGAGTCAATTAATTAAGTTAGCATGATTAAAATACGTACGGTTCAAGTTAAGGTGGAGTGATGAGGCAAAAACACCTCGCAGAAGAACGATCGAGTGCTTAGCAAGTTCCCTGTGCGTAGCAAACAACAAAAATCTAAGCCAGATCTAATGTTCAGCATATAAACTTTTTCCAAGAGTAATTTCTAAGaatgttctatatatatttcaacTCTCAATGATGATCACATGCATTGATATGGACTAGTAACAGCATGAAGAAATCTAACAGAACTACCAACTAAGTTTAAATAATATTCCAGATTGAAGAATGAGTTGGAGTTCCACAAACTCTGAATATGCacagagagtttttttttttgggatattGCTTCATAGGGTTAATTACATCATTAGTCCCCAACCTTTACTTCATTTTTCACTTAAGTCTCCAACCTTTTCTTTCCAATCAATTTCCATTCTCTTGATTTTAAATTATGTCCCAGCCATTAAAAAAGTGGTTAAAATTGACGGACTCGCCATGTAAGCACTTATATGGCTacatggcttttttttttgcatgtcaattttgatatctaaactttacatattttttattttagttatcaaaaataaaaatttacatttttaattttaaattcaaaattaaatattaaaattaaatattaaaagtaaacagaaattagaattttgaatttgaaaattttgatttaaagctgaattaaaattttaaattaaaattaaattttaaatttaaattttaaattgaattgaatctaaatttttaattcaaacttaattttttattttgatatttgaatttccatttaaaatcaaaattttaaaactaaatttaactttaaattttgaatttaaatcaaattcaaaattttgatattaaattttaaatttgaattcaaaatttaaatttgaatttgacatttgatttcaattctaaatttgaatttaaacttcgaattcaaattcacattttgaatttaaaatttcaaattaaagtttgaaattaaattagaattagaattcaaaatgtgaatttgaatttaaaattaaatacaaaatttgaatttgaattcgaatttaaatttgaatccaatatcaaaatttaaatttaatatttgaatcttaaataaattttttttgaatttataatttaattcaaatataagttaaattttaaatttaaagttataatataaaaactaaaattaaaattgtgtAATTAGCTGGTATTGACAAAGTGCCTCCATGGCCTAACATGGTGTTGAGTGgcattttttgcaattttaacaCCCGTTCTGACGGCAggaatttaattgtaataaaatcaagaggtTGAGAACTTGATTATAAAGGAAAAAAGGATTGGGGacaaaagtgaaaaaagttgaaaatgtTAGAGATCAATGGTGTAATTGACTCTTGCTTTCATATGCTATCAAAGcaatatatatgttttgattttgaatcgctcaaattttttattaatatcttGAGGCAagcatatatatagatagagcaTTTAGAGTGATCACATGCAATGCATACATAATAGcataagattttaaaaattaaaaggaatattaatttcatgattttaaTAAGATCTCACAATGTTGCGCATCGGCTAACTACAATATTAGGCAAATTTATCATATCATCTTTTAATTAAGGAGATTAATTGAACCTATATGCACGACCAATAGAAATATTTAGTGACATATATACATAGACGATCTAGCTTTttatgcttttagaagtatagCAGCATTTGTagtattaagttattttttatgctagaactttcgaatcgataattagctctattaaatttgatatgaaATATTTGAAGTAATTAGAAAATACATTTCGTGATttcgtgaatttttttttgggaaaacttcaaaaaccccccctgtggtttcatgcattctcactttgctaccctgtggtttaaaacgtatcaatttgcccccctgtggtttcgtttttatctttttgttatcaattttattattatttttttttaaaatcagtgacaaagttaaaattaaaggatactaaagtgactatttgataaatatagatggttatctgaagttttttgtatataatttaacaaaatattaacgaaaaagcttccgaaaagataaaaatgaaaccacaggagggtaaATTGATatgttttaaaccacagggtagcaaagtgagaatgcacgaaaccacagggggggtttttgaagttttccctttttttttataccaaatacCTAGTGACCGACGGAGCCTAAAATTAGTAATTTGATAATCATGGTAAACCATTTGCAGATTTAATGgtctaaaaatattcaaatcacgtattttataaattatatcgaaaattaatttatgagatttattttctaaatatttttactacTCTAGATTAAGCCAAATGGAATCGATCGTCAATCCGAAAATTCTAACATAAAAAACGACTTGATAGTACGAAAACTAAAGTGCTTTCAGAAGTACGTATACAAGCCGATGGCTATATAGATAGTTATATATTGTTCCAGACTTTACTAGTTAGGTGTTCGATCGGTTCGTTTGTGGCATGAAAGAGCTACAAAAATGAGCCACTACGTACCCATCACTACTACCCTCACAAGTCGACGAAGAAAAAGGTACGTAGCAATGAAACACTAATGGcgcgaaatatatatataaagaattaaCTATTATATATCTCGAGCCTAGCTATGTGGATGCCAGATAGAGCGCAATACGTACTCTACAGGAACTTTGTATAGCCTGCGGGCCCACAGACACTGGCCGATAAAGGTCACTAACTCATGCATGTTCTGGCCAATTAACAGAGCCCACTAACCCATCCATGTTGCATGTACTGGCCAACAAAGGCCACTAGTGAGCCCCATGCATGTGCCCTCCACCACGACGAAAGATTATATAGCGTGATGCACCACGTCCACCACGTTGGTGCGTGCACCGCATTTTTCCACTCTTCATCGATCCCctgttatttatttaatttgattggagaaatatatatagtattatccAATGAAGTGCGAATTCACCTAGTAGTTTAATTAGAAGATGAATTAACTTTTAATCAAATAAGTTCTCTacagtaaaattataataataataataataataaactttttctttaagagtgtaaaattttattttatctttttccaTCATTAGGaagtcttttttctttttcttttttttttggtcaaaatTCCTACCGTAGATAATTATAactaaaataagtaaaagtgaggctttaaagatatatatatgtactaaattttaatttcggATTACAGTTTTCTAACACATGCATGTTTTGATATTTTGATGGACtcgaaaaatttagaaattcttTGAAGCTTTTCTCAAATTAATAGCATAAAAATAATACTTATTTTTcggatgataattttttatcattattatatTGGTTGCTTTGaaagaggtaagctccaaaatattttttaataagataaaCTTTAGCTTTCTCCCGTGGTGATTTAGCTCAACTTATTTTGTCATTATATGAttcaaaatgttttttttttttgagagagagagagataggtagcacggtatccgcttcgtttatttcatttagaaataaactttgctggaaatgtgaatcaattaggattcgaacttgggtctcggataccaaccaccaaaccctttgccacttgctttagagacAGTCGGTTATATGATTCCAAAAGTTAAACTtaactattatataatttagctcATATTTACCTGAGCActctttattaaaaaatttacatttaactaTTCTATTGTtatcaaaaaatatagtatTGTTATACTgtttaatagtaaattttttagataaagataaagataaaactacagaatatatatctaaatataaatttttgaaccacataatagtaaaacaaaattaagctaaacgGCATAAAGGGCAGATTAAAATTTATTCtgttaaataaattttcatttagttttataaaatattgaaaagggATAATTTTATCATGGCAACTCCAGGTGCAAGCAAGATTTCTCCTACCACTCCTGCCACCTTCAGAAACACTATAAATACCCGGGACTTCCCAAACTCTCATCTCATGAAACACAATTCCAAAGTTCGCTCCATGGCTACTAGAACTAGTAGAGTTGTTACCATTACACTACTAGTGCTCCTAGGTGCAACCATATGCTCCGCCGCTAgaacccttctctctctagaggccGGAGCCTACGGCGTTGGCCATGGCATCGGCATCGGTGGCGGGGGCAGCTACGGCGGCGGAGGTGCCGCTGCTGGAGGTTCTGGTGGtggaggtggcggcggcagcgggagtggcggcggcggaggctaCGGTGGAGAGCAGGGAATTGGCTACGGGAGCGGTGAAGGCGGCGGTAGTGGCGGCGGTTACGGCGCCAGtggagcaggaggaggaggatatggcggtggtggaggaggcggcagcggcggtggcgtGGGGTACGGCGCGGGAGGAGGGCATGGCGGAGGGTATGGCTCCGGCGGGGGCGAAGGGTATGGCATTGTGTACTCTTGAATATATATTAACTACTAAGATATCATTCTTAAGGAGCTtcaatttaacaatttttttttttgagtaaaaaaaaagttgtttcaGACATAGTTAGCAAATTATTCGCGAgttattaaaaattcgaataaaaCGTTCCGTATgcaatatatttctaaaaattcaaaataaaatgtaaatttttggattaaatttattatttacgaATAATTTGCGTATGCCGAACTACTCGGCTAAAAAAATGCgcaaaatttttggataaaatttcttTCCGAATTATTGACGAATTTTTcgtgaattattgaaaaacttcATGAACTTTTGAAATATGTggattatgaaaaattaaagatcataacgacaataaaattaatttgccattgcttttttaacttaatctactttattttataaatctttatttgtatatttttaaaagtttataactatatatgctagtagcataaatttagaaaaaaggtTTAGTTTAATAACGGAATTTTTTATCacaatttttaattagtaaacATATAATTTTCGCATAAATCGCATATCTGAATAATCGGAGAATCCGTTTCTTTAAGTCATATTTTTCGACAAATTTAAAGATTGAAATCATTATAACTATACCGATTTTTTGcggaatccgaattaactaactataattTCGTATGATACCATCATAAGATAATTTGTATATATCAATTCTGCTTAGACTTTTAGTTTTATGTAGTGTCCTTTCATTTAAATCCATGATGGGTGAgggaaaattttgaatataaaacgCAAACACATCACTTTCTGGCATGCGCTTTAAGATTAAACAGTTGTTTCATCACAGATATGGAGGGGCGGGCGGCcatggcggaggcggcggcggaggaaacGGCGGAGGTGGCGGGTACGGCAGTGGAGGTGAGCACGGAGGGGGGTACGGTAGCGGCGGTGGAGAGGGAGGCGGTGCAGGGtacggcggcggaggggagcACGGCGGAGGGtacggtggtggaggaggaagcggcggaggtggcggcggtgCTTACGGGGGTGCAGGAGGGTATGGTGGTggtagcggcggcggcggcggcggcggtggcggcgccggTGGTGTTGGTGGGTATTATGCTGGGTTGCATAATGGGTACATTCCATGAAGTTGGGAGTACGAAAACAGCCCCAAGCTACCGCCGTATCTTGAGCAACTACTAGTGCCAATAAAGAAGTGTGCTTATTATTATAATTCGTGCCTATGATtatgatatataatatgtgTAATTAAGGGAGGGGTTTGATGATTTCTTATGTTGGGTTGGAATGCTATTTGTCGTTGGAACTACCGTTATAATTCGTTGTAACATGTGAAATCAACGAATGAAGTAATGAAAACAGCATTAATTAGCTTAATAGAAGTGTAATATATTGAATTCCAATGTATCATACTGAACTTTGAcgaaactaaataaaatacagCCAAAAAAGGAATATAATAGTAGTGTTCGCGATGGATCACGAGGATTTCgaaatagttaaaataaaaaattcgagACAAAGTGATTACTATAACAAATTTTGCATTTAAGAATGCTTTAAACAATAATTCGCAACGTTTTAAAGTATCAGCAAAAATAATTCCAACAATTTTAAAAGCGTATGGCAAAGAGTTGTTAAATAAAACTATCGGGACAAATTTACCAATATTTTAATATAGTGTCGAGCAATTATTTCTGACTCTTTTGACAGTCGGTAATATGTTAGTTGTCAACTCTAAAACAGtcgttaatttaaacaattgCTAATACTCCAAAGCATCGATAAATTCATTACAATAGAATTAGATTATTGGGACATATTTTTGGGATATTTTTAtctaagtgtctcatttatgcaaactttttttaaaaaaatttattaatgcctaaatataaagcccaatccaatcaaaaacaaaaaatttctcTACGCAACCAACCCCACCTAGCCCACTCGACaggattacaaatagaaaagaaaaaaaaataataataataataataattaatcaccatctccccttcttctcctccaccgccgTAGTCGACGAGATAGGTTCCGGTGACTAGAGTTCGGCCGCGAGGATCTCGCAGGGACTGTAGAGGGCTACGATCGCCACGTGTCCCTCCGCCACATGTCGCTAAAGAAGTGGGTGCCAAATATCAAGGCGGCCCTATATATAGCGACTGcacatataacaacacttttaaaaagtatcgataatttagccagcagcacttttttcaACTTATACTGACATTTAAAATTGTCGCTATACaccaattttgttgtagtgaatattataaaatacaaaataaacattctaatacaaaaactttgcaataatgaataaaaattttaagtgttTCAACATCAGTAAATGTCACGcgccggattactcgtttttccaTGCACGACGACAAATCCgccatatacaaaaaaaaattttctgtatacgaagcgatagctgtatctgtacctgtagtcatacaatactacaaccagtagtatagagccgCTAAAAAAAGACATATATAACAACATCGGTTCAATATGCATACATAGTATCCAGATATAAaaatcactcgctccagcgaagAACTAATATCAGTATATATAAGAACTCAAAACCAAAACTATCTGAAGCTGGTATatctctagatcagcagcaaaatgggaagggatctagctcgcgactccctttccacgatttGAATCCACAAAGCAGCAGCcaaagaagaaggctctgcaaaaggttccacaactgggtgtgagaactattgcaaagagaagtagttctcagtgggtaccgctaccaaCCTCAACGGCTCATCCACTAAGtttatacactactgtaaaaataaacttgaCATGCCAGCACATGTgtaatgcattctacactattctagGTAttcaccgcccacaaactgtggcgatacaaacaacctacggctcctaaagctaaactggtagtttcagaaaatgacggtgtagaatcgatagttttctcctaagtcaattccaaatccaacatgtataatttatttaaatcacTACTCTAtacttcaaattcagatttcaattaACATGCAAATCAACGAATTCGAGTAAattaacatgatatacaaagaTCAAAATACATGCTGACATCAACtaggcttaggaggaaatccgtagTATCCGGTAAGCatatcattaacccacctctagcgtgAGTCCAGCAAGATTAGGAAAACGTCAGAAGAAGCCCTGCCAAGCTCAACTACGAATCAGCACAATCCTCTCTAAGGGTCTAACACAAGAACACCAAAATTGTATCAATTCCCTCAAATTTCAGCACTAATGCTTAATTCCTCCAgatccaatgtcaaaactcgcCTTTCAATCCACAATTCAGGTGAAGAACATTCTCAAAACCAGTAGGAAATGATGGAGCAACCTCCTCTGGTCGAAATTTCAGCTTCCTCAAAGATTTGGTCCAAGAAAACTACAAAAATTCAAGTTTCAGCTCCAAAACAGCAgcacttaaaaaaaatagcaaattaaCCATACTAACCTCAATCAATTTCTGTCAAATTAGCACCACGAAACCTTCCAGAAGTCTACTAAacaccaaaccaagtttcgcgACAATctgaccttcctacgtcgcacacgagccaaaacgccgaaggcCGCTGCTGGAATTCTGCTGGAATTGCAATCCTCAAGGTGGAATTATGCAATTAGGAAAGTTTAGAGGGGCTAAACTGCAAAAATAgggcttctctgtgaagaagggtgAAAAAGCTTCTTAGGGGGTCGAACACAAGCTTTTATAGAGAGATAAAAGGGTAAGAAAAGCCTCAGGAATAGGAAAGACTAACCTATTGTTCCTGCAGAAACGAGCACTTTCGGGCTCCCGAAACTCacttctgggcgtccgaaacctttAGGCCATACAACACACcctcttcggttcctccgcctgCGGTCTGCTGTGCCCCTAACATGGTCCGGCgtacctcacctaccaccatatACATGTCAACGCAATCGATATTTCCAAAGTAAACATTCGGGCCCATAATCGGGCACCCGAAaacaggatccgaattggctttcaGTTTCAGCTCAGTTCAgcactcagttctgggcgacccgAACCAAGTTCTGAGcacccgaaactggcaaaactccagttttgcttatttgagtgcgccaagtccgTTTCTACATCCCTTTTGTGCAAAAACGACTCTGATTCagttcgacactctccagatgtgtcgaccaatcgctaatactgtagccaatccgaTACAAAACTCTCGGGATACTACAGTAAATTTCAATCAACAATACTAATCCCAatcaagaaatataaaatttctactATTGCATATGCATTGGAAATAATAGGaacaaaaaattttcatcaCGGTTTTATTCACGATGAATTAGTAAAGTCTCTAAATGCATCACTCTTGTTGCGCGTATATTGCTTTCAATTATGCGTTCTCTTATAATGTATATTAATATAGAACCTACGCTTCACAGCGAATAGCTAGCATTCAGTCAATTAAGACATATAGTTATTAAAACTTTAAGATTGaaaaatttataactaaaaaatatcaaaaaattataaagtggTCTTTtgtacattataaaaaaaataatttttaattaatattttttaaatttttttaatatttgtagagtagagttaaattattctaataattttatttaaaaattcaatcataTTAGTAGTTTTAACCgctattatataaattttttaaccaaaaagttaaagttggaagacttatttcaaattgaatAATAAGTGAGGGTGTCTTTac
It encodes the following:
- the LOC109715050 gene encoding uncharacterized protein CG45076-like codes for the protein MASASVAGAATAAEVPLLEVLVVEVAAAAGVAAAEATVESRELATGAVKAAVVAAVTAPVEQEEEDMAVVEEAAAAVAWGTAREEGMAEGMAPAGAKDMEGRAAMAEAAAEETAEVAGTAVEVSTEGGTVAAVEREAVQGTAAEGSTAEGTVVEEEAAEVAAVLTGVQEGMVVVAAAAAAAVAAPVVLVGIMLGCIMGTFHEVGSTKTAPSYRRILSNY